The Thermodesulfovibrionales bacterium genomic sequence CCGAGAAGAATTGCAGAAACAGGTTCGAGGTATCCGAGAATCGCAGCCTTGTTTGCGGTCACCCTCTGGAGACCTTTGAAATAGAGGACCGGCGCCACTGTTGAATGCACGATACCCATAACGGCGCAGGCCAGGAAGAGAGACCTGAGGTCATCGGGTACACGGACAAAAGGCAACAGGACTGCGACAATAACGAGATTCTGCCAGAGCGTCATGAAGAGGGGATGCA encodes the following:
- a CDS encoding DMT family transporter, with the protein product HPLFMTLWQNLVIVAVLLPFVRVPDDLRSLFLACAVMGIVHSTVAPVLYFKGLQRVTANKAAILGYLEPVSAILLGALFLGETITSRNILGGTLILLSGYITARDSGEASLGA